One [Clostridium] saccharolyticum WM1 DNA segment encodes these proteins:
- a CDS encoding MBL fold metallo-hydrolase — translation MSDFRIRTYPVGQLGTNCYVMYRESLKKAVIVDPGGDGTYILDMCRQLSLIPEVVLLTHGHFDHILAVKDIKEAFPEVKILAGEQEKALLKDPAVNLSSAFGRACTVNADEYVRDGAILSFGGITFQVLFTPGHTAGSVCYLIQAESVLISGDTLFSGSLGRTDFPTGSQSMILSSIRERLFVLPEETLVYPGHGDITSIGHEKVYNPAAGNRE, via the coding sequence ATGAGTGATTTCAGAATAAGGACCTATCCTGTAGGCCAGCTTGGAACCAACTGCTATGTGATGTACCGTGAATCATTAAAAAAAGCGGTAATCGTGGATCCTGGCGGTGACGGGACATATATTCTGGATATGTGCAGACAGCTTTCCCTGATCCCGGAGGTTGTTTTATTAACCCATGGGCATTTTGATCATATTCTGGCGGTGAAAGACATTAAAGAAGCGTTTCCTGAGGTGAAGATTTTGGCCGGAGAACAGGAAAAAGCACTGCTGAAGGATCCGGCGGTCAATTTGTCATCCGCTTTCGGCAGGGCCTGCACGGTCAATGCAGATGAATATGTACGGGACGGAGCCATTCTTTCCTTTGGTGGAATAACCTTCCAAGTTTTGTTTACTCCCGGCCATACCGCAGGCTCAGTCTGTTACCTGATCCAAGCAGAAAGTGTTCTTATAAGCGGAGATACTCTTTTTTCGGGGTCATTGGGAAGAACGGACTTTCCTACAGGCAGCCAGTCCATGATCTTAAGTTCCATTAGAGAGCGGCTTTTTGTCCTGCCTGAGGAAACTCTTGTCTATCCGGGCCATGGGGACATAACCAGTATCGGTCACGAGAAGGTGTACAACCCGGCGGCTGGAAATCGAGAATAA
- a CDS encoding RelA/SpoT family protein: MERPEKRKVDIDLEAPADFTSPDVLYEELVHSIRRYHPSDDITMIEKAYHIAEEAHKDQRRKSGEPYIIHPLCVAIILADLEMDKETIAAGILHDVVEDTIMSLDELKAEFGEEVALLVDGVTKLTQISWSMDKMEIQAENLRKMFLAMAKDIRVIIIKLADRLHNMRTLQYMKPEKQKEKAKETMEIYAPIAHRLGISKIKIELDDLSLRYLQPEIYYELAEKISLKKDARETFVKSIVDEVQDHLRSGGIEARVDGRVKHFFSIYKKMVNQNKTLDQIYDLFAVRIIVDSVKDCYAALGVIHEMYKPIPGRFKDYIAMPKPNMYQSLHTTLIGNNGQPFEIQIRTYEMHRTAEYGIAAHWKYKESGSGQVAAGKEEEKLSWLRQILEWQKDMSDNKEFLNMVKGDLDLFSDSVYCFTPSGDVKNLPAGSTPIDFAYSIHSAVGNKMVGARVNGKLVNIEYVIENGDQVEVITSQNSRGPSRDWLNMVKSTQAKNKINQWFKTELKEDNILRGKEMVDRYCKTKGINYPEINKPEYQEKVMKRYAFRDWESVLASIGHGGLKEGQVINKMVDERNKKLKKDVTDNSILNDIEDMSSRLPVKRRSGSGIVVKGIHDLAVRFSKCCSPVPGDEIVGFVTRGRGISIHRTDCVNVLNLPEDERNRLIDAEWQQAEGDDTKERYSTEIKIFANNRIGMFVDISKVFTERQIDITSMNSRTNKQGKATITMTFDIHGVEELRKLVDKLRQIEGVIDIERTAG, from the coding sequence ATGGAACGTCCGGAGAAGCGGAAGGTAGATATCGATCTGGAAGCTCCGGCTGATTTTACCAGCCCGGACGTGCTTTATGAAGAATTGGTCCACAGCATAAGGAGATATCATCCTTCTGATGATATCACGATGATAGAAAAAGCATATCATATTGCGGAAGAAGCGCATAAGGACCAAAGACGCAAATCGGGTGAACCCTATATCATTCACCCTCTTTGTGTTGCCATTATTCTGGCTGACTTGGAGATGGATAAGGAGACCATAGCCGCCGGGATCCTCCATGATGTGGTAGAGGATACCATCATGTCCTTGGATGAGCTGAAAGCTGAATTCGGAGAAGAGGTAGCCCTTTTGGTAGACGGCGTCACCAAGCTGACCCAGATCTCCTGGTCCATGGATAAGATGGAGATCCAGGCTGAAAACTTACGGAAAATGTTTCTGGCCATGGCAAAGGATATTCGTGTCATTATCATCAAGCTGGCGGACCGCCTGCATAACATGCGGACCCTTCAGTACATGAAACCGGAAAAACAAAAGGAAAAGGCAAAGGAGACCATGGAAATCTATGCCCCCATTGCCCACCGCCTTGGTATTTCCAAGATCAAGATCGAGCTTGATGACCTGTCCTTAAGATATTTACAGCCGGAAATCTATTATGAGCTGGCAGAAAAAATATCCTTAAAAAAAGATGCCAGGGAAACCTTTGTAAAGAGCATTGTGGATGAAGTGCAGGACCACTTAAGGTCCGGAGGGATCGAAGCCAGGGTAGACGGCCGTGTAAAGCATTTTTTCAGCATCTATAAAAAAATGGTGAACCAGAACAAGACCCTGGACCAGATTTATGATCTGTTTGCAGTACGAATCATCGTAGACAGCGTCAAGGACTGCTACGCTGCCCTTGGGGTGATCCATGAAATGTATAAGCCCATTCCCGGCCGTTTCAAGGATTATATAGCAATGCCCAAGCCCAATATGTACCAGTCCCTCCATACCACTCTCATTGGAAATAACGGGCAGCCCTTTGAGATACAGATTCGTACTTACGAGATGCACCGCACTGCAGAATACGGAATTGCCGCCCACTGGAAATACAAGGAAAGCGGAAGCGGACAGGTGGCGGCAGGCAAAGAGGAAGAGAAGCTAAGCTGGCTGCGCCAGATCCTGGAATGGCAGAAGGACATGTCCGATAACAAGGAATTCCTGAATATGGTAAAGGGAGATCTGGATCTGTTCTCCGACAGTGTTTACTGCTTTACTCCCTCAGGAGACGTGAAAAATCTTCCCGCCGGTTCCACGCCCATTGATTTTGCATACTCCATCCACAGCGCGGTAGGCAATAAAATGGTGGGAGCCAGGGTCAATGGAAAATTAGTGAACATAGAATATGTGATCGAGAATGGGGACCAGGTGGAGGTCATTACATCCCAGAACAGCAGAGGCCCCAGCCGGGACTGGCTGAATATGGTAAAAAGCACCCAGGCCAAGAACAAGATCAATCAGTGGTTTAAAACGGAGCTGAAAGAAGATAACATCCTTCGCGGCAAGGAAATGGTGGACCGGTACTGCAAGACAAAGGGAATCAATTACCCTGAGATCAACAAGCCGGAATACCAGGAAAAGGTCATGAAACGCTATGCCTTCCGTGACTGGGAATCCGTCCTTGCTTCCATCGGACACGGAGGCCTAAAAGAGGGCCAGGTCATCAATAAGATGGTGGATGAGCGGAATAAAAAGCTTAAAAAGGATGTGACGGACAACAGCATTTTAAATGATATAGAAGATATGAGCAGCAGGCTGCCTGTGAAGCGGCGTTCCGGCAGCGGAATCGTGGTAAAGGGGATCCATGATCTTGCAGTCCGTTTTTCCAAGTGCTGCAGTCCGGTTCCCGGAGATGAGATCGTGGGCTTTGTTACCCGGGGACGGGGGATCTCCATCCACAGGACAGATTGCGTCAATGTCTTAAACCTGCCGGAGGATGAACGAAACCGTCTCATTGACGCGGAATGGCAGCAGGCAGAGGGCGATGACACCAAGGAACGGTATTCTACGGAAATCAAAATCTTTGCAAATAACCGGATCGGTATGTTTGTTGATATATCCAAGGTGTTCACGGAAAGACAGATCGATATCACCTCCATGAACTCCAGGACCAACAAGCAGGGAAAGGCCACCATTACCATGACCTTTGATATCCACGGCGTGGAAGAGCTGAGAAAGCTGGTAGATAAGCTAAGACAAATCGAAGGGGTCATAGACATTGAGAGGACTGCGGGATAA
- the add gene encoding adenosine deaminase: protein MKRLETDLHLHLDGSLSIDTVRLLSAQIGYDFEGQGGRKSLVAGDNCESLVDYLKCFDLPGRLLQTEEALELASWHLTEELASQGLILSEIRFAPQLHTGKGLSKEKVLEAVIRGVKKGTEKSRMKAGILLCAMVNGPDRENEETFELAQAYLGKGVVGVDLAGPEGMIPMEHFEPLFLAAGQKDIPFTIHAGECGDYENIIKAVHYGAKRIGHGCAAIRSEACMDLLKKEKITLEMCVVSNLQTKAVPSIEDHPLKAFYDRGIRVTYNTDNMTVSDTTLEKEGELIKKYMGFTEADLRQMNRYALEGAFLEEGEKEKLIAFFDKNNYNEC, encoded by the coding sequence ATGAAACGATTGGAAACAGACCTCCATCTGCATTTGGATGGCTCCTTATCCATTGATACGGTAAGGCTGCTTTCTGCGCAGATTGGATATGATTTTGAAGGGCAGGGCGGAAGAAAGAGCCTTGTTGCAGGAGATAACTGTGAAAGCCTGGTGGATTATTTAAAGTGCTTTGATCTGCCGGGGAGGCTGCTTCAGACCGAAGAAGCTCTGGAACTGGCTTCCTGGCATTTGACGGAGGAACTGGCTTCCCAGGGACTGATCCTCAGTGAGATACGCTTTGCCCCCCAGCTTCATACGGGTAAAGGACTGTCCAAGGAAAAAGTATTGGAAGCGGTCATAAGAGGCGTTAAGAAGGGGACAGAAAAGTCACGGATGAAAGCAGGCATTCTTCTTTGCGCCATGGTAAACGGGCCGGACCGGGAAAATGAGGAAACCTTTGAACTGGCCCAGGCCTACTTAGGGAAGGGAGTCGTGGGAGTGGATCTTGCAGGACCGGAAGGGATGATCCCCATGGAGCATTTTGAGCCGCTCTTTCTGGCGGCCGGGCAAAAGGACATTCCATTTACCATCCATGCAGGAGAGTGCGGAGATTATGAAAATATCATAAAGGCGGTCCATTATGGGGCAAAACGGATCGGACACGGATGCGCGGCAATCCGTTCGGAGGCATGTATGGACCTTCTAAAAAAGGAAAAGATTACCTTAGAGATGTGTGTGGTCAGCAACCTTCAGACAAAGGCGGTACCCTCCATTGAGGACCATCCCTTAAAGGCCTTTTATGACCGGGGGATCCGGGTTACCTATAACACGGATAACATGACCGTTTCTGATACTACCCTGGAAAAGGAAGGGGAACTTATTAAGAAATACATGGGCTTTACAGAAGCAGATTTAAGACAGATGAACCGGTACGCCCTGGAAGGGGCCTTCCTTGAAGAAGGGGAAAAAGAAAAATTAATTGCATTTTTCGACAAAAATAATTATAATGAATGTTAA
- the nagZ gene encoding beta-N-acetylhexosaminidase, with amino-acid sequence MGEMTLKQKIGQMMVAGFPAGELREEMTGLVREHKVGNVILFSHNIKSRDQLRALCDSIQRLVKEETGEYAFITIDQEGGVVRRLPEESVNIPGAMALAQTGDKKNAYEAALLTGQELRELGINFNLAPVLDINNNPHNPVIGVRSFGPDSTVVTEYGCEMVKGYLDSGIMCSVKHFPGHGDTAVDSHLSLPCIGKFYEELEKEELVPFKEAFRKGVPAVTLAHILFPRIEKENLPVTMSETMIQGILRKKLGFQGLVISDCLEMNAIKEYFGTAFGAKKAIKAGADLIFISHTAGLAAEAAREIEKAVETGEIPMSRIDDAVERILAYKKRYASPHADTGKKSGKEPEQFVKSLFRESIRFTNRERGYCHLLGDNPVFLSCYADRSTLASSRFMDDLLFAAYMQERFGGDAYSFSIDPDPGEIGEILKKVESKGYTNLVLGTYNGHLNRGQSSLAKELEQLKIPMVMAAFRNPYDLDEVGNGVDKIAAYEYSRQSFEAVLPLFKQCVCN; translated from the coding sequence ATGGGGGAAATGACATTAAAACAGAAGATCGGACAGATGATGGTGGCAGGTTTTCCAGCCGGGGAATTAAGGGAAGAAATGACAGGGCTGGTAAGAGAGCATAAAGTGGGGAACGTTATTTTGTTTTCCCATAATATTAAAAGCAGGGATCAGCTGAGGGCACTTTGTGATTCCATTCAAAGGCTGGTGAAAGAAGAAACCGGAGAATATGCTTTTATCACCATCGACCAGGAGGGCGGAGTTGTAAGAAGACTTCCGGAAGAATCGGTCAACATACCGGGAGCAATGGCTCTTGCACAGACCGGAGATAAGAAAAATGCATATGAGGCGGCACTGCTTACGGGGCAGGAATTGAGAGAGCTGGGGATCAATTTCAATCTGGCTCCGGTTCTGGATATTAATAACAATCCCCATAATCCGGTAATCGGTGTACGAAGCTTTGGTCCGGACAGCACCGTAGTTACCGAATACGGCTGTGAAATGGTGAAAGGATATTTAGATTCCGGAATCATGTGTTCGGTAAAGCATTTTCCGGGACATGGGGATACGGCAGTGGATTCCCATCTTTCCCTGCCCTGTATCGGAAAATTCTATGAAGAACTGGAGAAAGAGGAACTGGTTCCGTTTAAAGAAGCTTTCCGTAAGGGGGTTCCGGCGGTAACTCTTGCTCACATATTGTTTCCAAGAATTGAAAAGGAAAATTTACCGGTCACCATGTCAGAAACCATGATCCAGGGAATACTGAGAAAAAAACTGGGCTTTCAGGGACTGGTGATTTCGGATTGCCTGGAAATGAATGCCATCAAAGAATATTTTGGTACTGCTTTCGGAGCGAAAAAGGCCATTAAGGCAGGTGCTGATTTGATATTCATTTCCCATACGGCAGGCCTTGCGGCGGAAGCGGCAAGGGAAATAGAAAAAGCAGTGGAAACCGGCGAGATTCCCATGTCCCGGATCGACGATGCCGTGGAGCGGATCCTTGCATACAAGAAAAGGTATGCTTCCCCCCATGCAGATACGGGAAAAAAATCGGGAAAAGAACCGGAGCAGTTTGTAAAGTCGCTGTTTCGCGAAAGCATACGGTTTACAAACCGGGAAAGGGGATACTGCCATCTGCTGGGAGATAATCCTGTATTTTTAAGCTGTTACGCCGATCGTTCCACTTTGGCCTCCAGCCGATTCATGGATGATCTGCTGTTTGCAGCATATATGCAGGAAAGGTTTGGAGGAGATGCATACTCTTTTTCCATAGATCCCGATCCCGGTGAAATCGGCGAAATACTGAAAAAGGTAGAAAGTAAGGGATATACGAATCTGGTGCTCGGCACCTATAATGGGCATTTAAACCGTGGACAGAGTTCCCTTGCTAAAGAACTGGAACAATTAAAGATCCCCATGGTTATGGCAGCATTCCGGAATCCCTATGATCTGGATGAAGTTGGTAACGGAGTGGATAAAATAGCGGCATATGAATACAGCAGGCAATCCTTTGAGGCGGTATTGCCTTTGTTTAAGCAGTGCGTCTGTAATTGA
- a CDS encoding DUF1343 domain-containing protein: MVKNGIDCVDRWHKVFDGKRLGLITSISGVDRNLNSTIDILHKKFRLTALFGPEHGVRGNIGAGGDVEDYKDPDTGLPVYSLYRRNSKRLTREMLDLVDAVVYDIQDLGVRYYTYISTMIYALEECARFHKELIILDRYNPLGDLVEGNCLKPGFESFVGAYPLCMRYGLTVGELALMVNAEKNLGCRLTIIPCEGLSRHTMHPDTGHVWVMPSPAMPRYETALVYAGACLFEGTNISEGRGTAAPFEIIGAPFINAGKLVKYMTEKKLPGVLFSTAYFTPFFSKFQGEACEGVHIHVTDCRAFRSTVCGLELLDAIRTIYEDRFAFLDPYEGSTRPMEDLLFGSDQLTGKTASKEELLAGFERDSKAFSERKKAYHLYG; the protein is encoded by the coding sequence ATGGTAAAAAACGGGATCGATTGTGTGGACCGCTGGCATAAGGTCTTTGACGGGAAACGTCTGGGTCTGATCACTTCTATTTCAGGCGTTGACAGGAATTTGAATTCTACCATTGACATACTTCATAAAAAATTCCGGCTCACGGCCCTGTTTGGACCGGAGCACGGCGTCAGGGGAAATATAGGAGCAGGCGGAGATGTTGAGGATTACAAGGACCCGGATACCGGATTGCCGGTATACAGCCTGTACCGGAGAAATTCAAAGAGGCTGACCAGGGAAATGCTGGATCTGGTAGACGCCGTTGTATATGATATCCAGGATCTGGGGGTCAGATATTACACCTACATATCAACGATGATCTATGCACTGGAAGAGTGCGCAAGGTTTCATAAGGAGCTGATTATCCTGGACCGTTATAATCCTCTGGGAGATCTGGTGGAGGGAAACTGCTTAAAGCCCGGATTTGAAAGCTTTGTAGGGGCATATCCTCTGTGTATGCGCTATGGGTTAACCGTGGGAGAACTGGCCCTTATGGTAAATGCGGAGAAGAACCTTGGCTGCCGGCTGACAATAATTCCCTGTGAAGGTTTAAGCAGGCATACCATGCATCCGGATACCGGCCATGTGTGGGTCATGCCAAGTCCGGCAATGCCAAGATATGAGACTGCACTGGTGTATGCAGGAGCCTGTCTTTTTGAAGGAACAAATATTTCGGAAGGAAGGGGAACTGCAGCACCTTTTGAAATAATCGGTGCGCCATTTATAAATGCAGGTAAGCTTGTGAAATATATGACAGAGAAAAAGCTTCCCGGCGTGTTGTTTTCGACCGCTTATTTCACCCCATTTTTTTCAAAGTTTCAGGGAGAAGCCTGCGAAGGAGTCCATATCCACGTTACGGACTGCCGGGCCTTCCGGTCCACGGTCTGCGGTCTGGAGCTTCTTGATGCAATAAGGACCATTTATGAAGACCGCTTTGCTTTCCTTGATCCTTATGAGGGAAGTACCAGACCAATGGAAGATCTTTTGTTCGGCTCAGACCAGCTTACAGGGAAAACAGCTTCAAAGGAAGAATTGCTGGCTGGTTTCGAACGGGATTCAAAAGCATTTTCAGAACGCAAAAAGGCATATCATCTTTATGGATGA
- a CDS encoding PIG-L deacetylase family protein, with product MEGPMNGERKCIMAIGGHVGDAELTSGGFLATMALKGCQIVTVALTGGERGNPPGMPVEEYRIQKEQEAHSFAEMLGGEAVVLPYTDGELPDNDEVRFQLCDIIRQYRPAALLTHWKNSMHKDHETTHRIVKDAQFFAGLPGLERKYSAHFAKGPYYAENWEDSAGFEKYIYLEVSKEGFELWKKAIDTHWFAVHSPSFPYKEYYEHLMRVNGCLARTGYAEAFDLDQEQKKVILSEV from the coding sequence ATGGAAGGACCGATGAACGGGGAAAGAAAGTGCATCATGGCAATCGGCGGTCATGTGGGGGATGCAGAGCTGACAAGCGGCGGATTCCTGGCGACTATGGCATTAAAGGGCTGTCAGATCGTTACCGTAGCATTGACCGGCGGGGAAAGAGGGAATCCGCCTGGTATGCCGGTGGAAGAATACAGAATACAAAAGGAACAGGAAGCCCATTCCTTTGCCGAAATGCTGGGAGGGGAGGCTGTGGTATTGCCTTACACAGATGGAGAATTGCCGGACAATGATGAGGTGCGGTTTCAGCTCTGCGATATAATCCGCCAATACCGGCCCGCTGCATTGCTGACCCATTGGAAGAACAGCATGCATAAGGACCATGAAACAACCCACAGGATCGTAAAGGATGCCCAGTTTTTTGCAGGACTTCCCGGGCTTGAGAGGAAATACAGTGCTCATTTCGCAAAAGGACCCTATTATGCGGAAAACTGGGAAGATTCGGCTGGCTTTGAAAAATATATTTACCTGGAAGTTTCAAAAGAAGGATTTGAGCTATGGAAAAAGGCCATTGACACCCATTGGTTTGCCGTGCACAGCCCGTCTTTTCCCTATAAAGAGTATTATGAGCATCTCATGAGGGTAAACGGCTGTCTGGCAAGAACCGGATATGCGGAGGCTTTTGATTTGGATCAGGAACAAAAAAAGGTTATATTATCGGAAGTGTAA
- a CDS encoding GNAT family N-acetyltransferase, with product MKFLDLNQENAGIAFELFEDAVKAKEVLFRPLENQSAFSGFFMENQADEVHKITILEEHGWGFASGCFLNGEDRAYLSVIVVKKEMQGRGIGKAMLACLEDRLRKESKVSRIEIVFFNPMMFSWYIPGKKKADHPNAPGVDVGSNAYLFFKNCKYRDFAMQNSYYLDLNDYLVPDFAADLIEELEKEGITIEVYDSGRHYGMEEMIHKFHNPLWERDILGETAKGEHSRPILIAAHNGKVIGFTGPLDVEKSGRGFFCGIGVDPDYRGKKISTALFCRLCTSLKEMGADFMSLFTGENNPARNIYEAAGFRIVRTWADMRKEWKDR from the coding sequence ATGAAATTTTTGGATTTGAACCAAGAGAATGCAGGAATCGCTTTTGAATTGTTTGAAGATGCGGTCAAGGCAAAAGAAGTATTGTTCCGGCCATTGGAAAACCAGAGTGCCTTTTCCGGATTTTTTATGGAAAACCAGGCAGATGAGGTACATAAGATCACCATTTTAGAGGAGCATGGCTGGGGATTTGCTTCCGGCTGCTTCTTAAACGGTGAGGACCGGGCTTATCTGTCCGTGATTGTTGTAAAAAAGGAAATGCAGGGCCGGGGAATCGGAAAAGCAATGCTCGCCTGTCTGGAAGACAGACTTCGGAAGGAAAGCAAAGTTTCAAGGATCGAAATTGTTTTCTTTAATCCCATGATGTTTTCCTGGTATATTCCAGGGAAAAAGAAGGCGGATCATCCCAATGCTCCGGGAGTGGATGTGGGGAGCAATGCCTATCTTTTCTTTAAAAATTGTAAGTACCGTGATTTTGCCATGCAGAACAGCTATTATCTGGACCTTAATGATTATCTGGTGCCGGATTTTGCGGCAGACCTCATAGAAGAACTGGAAAAAGAGGGCATTACAATAGAAGTCTATGATTCTGGCAGGCATTACGGTATGGAGGAAATGATACATAAGTTCCATAATCCTTTGTGGGAAAGAGATATTCTGGGAGAAACGGCAAAGGGAGAACACAGCCGTCCCATTCTGATCGCAGCACACAATGGCAAAGTGATCGGCTTTACAGGGCCTTTGGATGTGGAAAAGAGCGGGAGGGGATTTTTTTGCGGAATCGGCGTGGATCCGGATTACCGGGGGAAAAAGATATCAACGGCCCTGTTTTGCAGGCTATGCACAAGTCTGAAGGAAATGGGTGCAGATTTTATGAGTCTTTTTACCGGAGAAAATAATCCCGCAAGAAATATTTATGAAGCCGCAGGATTCCGTATTGTAAGGACCTGGGCGGATATGAGGAAGGAATGGAAGGACCGATGA
- a CDS encoding 6-phospho-beta-glucosidase, whose product MKKGVKIVAIGGGSSYTPELVDGFLKRYESLPVEELWLVDIPEGQEKLGIVAEFAKRMVKKAGVPMEIHTTLDRRKALSGADFVVTQLRVGLLQARVKDERIPLKHGLLGQETNGAGGLFKGMRTIPVLLDICKDMEELCPEAWLINFTNPVGMVMEGLNRYSSFRRFIGLCNIPYGMHKAVADQLGKSMEEVKITMGGLNHMVYVTRVEADGKDMTEDVISHWGEGGTVKNIKAVTWDNDFVKELGVLPCSYHRYYYMAKDYLEEALEKYEKHETRAELVEQVEKKLFELYQDPELNEKPELLSQRGGAHYSDSACNLIHSIYNDKGDIQVVNTVNRGAIKNFRDDEIVEVSCRITKEGPVPVNGVELPWTVNGLLQQIKSFEIAGCQAAVTGSRQKALLALMINPLVGSQKEAKAVLSELLEAHKEYLPQFFEDKERSE is encoded by the coding sequence ATGAAAAAAGGTGTGAAGATCGTGGCAATCGGAGGAGGGTCCAGTTACACACCGGAGCTGGTGGACGGATTTTTAAAACGGTACGAATCATTGCCTGTGGAGGAACTATGGCTGGTGGACATCCCGGAGGGCCAGGAGAAGTTAGGGATTGTAGCTGAATTTGCAAAGCGCATGGTAAAAAAAGCAGGAGTTCCAATGGAAATCCATACAACCCTGGACCGGAGAAAGGCTCTTTCCGGAGCTGATTTTGTAGTTACCCAGCTGCGGGTCGGACTGCTCCAGGCCAGAGTGAAGGACGAAAGAATCCCCTTAAAGCACGGACTCCTTGGCCAGGAAACCAATGGGGCTGGAGGTTTGTTCAAAGGGATGAGAACCATACCGGTCCTGTTGGATATCTGCAAAGACATGGAGGAGCTGTGCCCGGAAGCATGGCTGATTAATTTTACGAACCCGGTGGGCATGGTCATGGAGGGATTGAACCGATACAGCAGCTTTCGGAGGTTCATCGGACTGTGCAACATACCTTACGGCATGCATAAAGCAGTGGCGGATCAGCTTGGAAAGTCCATGGAAGAGGTGAAAATTACCATGGGCGGCTTAAATCATATGGTTTACGTGACCAGAGTGGAAGCGGATGGAAAGGACATGACGGAAGATGTGATCAGCCATTGGGGCGAAGGCGGCACTGTGAAGAATATCAAGGCAGTCACCTGGGACAATGATTTTGTAAAAGAGCTTGGAGTGCTGCCATGCTCCTATCACAGATATTACTATATGGCAAAAGATTATCTGGAAGAAGCCCTGGAAAAGTATGAAAAACATGAGACCAGAGCCGAGCTTGTGGAACAGGTGGAAAAAAAGCTGTTTGAGCTGTATCAGGATCCGGAATTGAATGAAAAACCGGAATTGCTGTCACAGCGGGGCGGTGCCCATTATAGTGATTCGGCATGCAATCTGATCCATTCCATTTATAATGACAAGGGAGATATTCAGGTGGTAAACACCGTAAACAGAGGTGCCATTAAAAATTTTAGGGACGATGAGATCGTGGAAGTAAGCTGCAGGATCACAAAGGAAGGACCGGTTCCGGTAAATGGCGTGGAACTGCCGTGGACGGTCAATGGTCTTTTGCAGCAGATCAAATCCTTTGAAATTGCAGGCTGCCAGGCGGCCGTAACAGGAAGCCGGCAGAAGGCCCTGCTGGCCCTAATGATCAATCCCCTGGTTGGCTCCCAGAAAGAAGCAAAGGCCGTGCTTTCTGAGCTGTTGGAAGCACATAAGGAATATCTGCCTCAGTTTTTTGAGGATAAGGAGCGGTCGGAATGA
- a CDS encoding ROK family protein, with the protein MEQYLGIDIGGTYIKYSLMDPEYRVLHEGSAPTEKQPARFLRQFMEIVETYVDQISGIAICMGGFIHPVTGENTDFSVGANFRAYRLNDEINRKYPIPVALENDSNCAALGEMVRGAGRGYEDICMVTFGTGIGGAIIINRKLHRGSHFKSGEVGFTGVGLREADGKPAAEGAGATSLLVRKGSEILGREVDGSYIFSHLDHPDINRIYREWLYKGAMVIGNFAVTVDPQILLIGGGISENEIFIRDMKEAVYTLYPHLEPYTAIEACEQGNMAGRIGALYLLLQSKEGGVQS; encoded by the coding sequence ATGGAACAATACCTGGGAATTGATATAGGCGGTACTTACATAAAGTACAGTCTTATGGACCCGGAATACCGGGTCCTTCATGAAGGAAGCGCACCAACGGAAAAACAGCCGGCCAGGTTTCTCCGGCAGTTCATGGAGATCGTGGAAACCTATGTGGATCAGATAAGCGGCATTGCTATCTGCATGGGCGGCTTTATCCATCCGGTGACAGGAGAAAATACGGATTTCAGTGTTGGAGCCAATTTCAGGGCATATCGTTTAAACGATGAGATAAACAGGAAATATCCGATTCCCGTAGCACTTGAAAATGACAGCAATTGTGCCGCATTGGGAGAAATGGTCCGGGGAGCAGGAAGGGGCTATGAGGATATATGTATGGTCACCTTTGGGACCGGGATCGGCGGCGCCATCATCATAAACCGGAAATTGCACCGGGGCAGCCACTTTAAATCCGGTGAGGTGGGCTTTACCGGAGTCGGCCTTCGGGAGGCGGACGGAAAGCCGGCGGCAGAAGGGGCAGGAGCCACCTCTCTTCTGGTGAGAAAAGGATCGGAAATCCTTGGCAGGGAAGTGGACGGATCGTATATTTTCAGCCATTTAGACCACCCGGATATTAACCGGATATACCGGGAATGGCTATACAAGGGTGCAATGGTAATCGGTAACTTTGCAGTTACGGTGGATCCCCAGATCCTTTTAATCGGCGGGGGAATCAGTGAAAATGAGATATTTATAAGGGATATGAAAGAAGCGGTATATACCCTGTATCCCCATCTGGAACCGTATACGGCCATAGAGGCCTGTGAACAGGGAAACATGGCAGGGAGAATCGGAGCCCTGTATTTATTGCTGCAAAGCAAAGAAGGAGGCGTTCAGTCATGA